The following proteins are encoded in a genomic region of Zea mays cultivar B73 chromosome 9, Zm-B73-REFERENCE-NAM-5.0, whole genome shotgun sequence:
- the LOC100303788 gene encoding Carboxypeptidase SOL1 isoform 1 precursor (isoform 1 precursor is encoded by transcript variant 1) codes for MGISHLQPVLLLLMLRALASLPTQAAARGGHDPSDDGAHGPFSRKLLEDKPQITEEMVRGYMSNTELETAVHAFGSRCSNISRVYSIGKSVNHFPLWVIEISDKPRQRESEPAFKFIGNVHGDEPVGREVLMHLANWLCDNYLKDSLATLIVENMHLHILPTMNPDGFALRWRGNANNIDLNRDFPDQFFPVNNDIDYRQPETRAIMNWVKQEHFTASASLHGGALVANYPWDGTRDTSKHYYGCPDDKTFQHMASVYSRSHYNMSLSKEFEGGITNGAFWYPIYGGMQDWNYIHGGCFELTLEISDTKWPKADELPIIWEHNRMSMLNLLASLIKSGVHGRIFAADTGRPVPGSVMIKGIDSKVSASSTFGDYHRIVAPGETYEVVASMRGFRQKSTRIRLEQEAVSLDFILDPDGADGQTKLLPRSNDRGCRCDNDNAAKPFHVHEAHLWLYLLIVSVLLALYVVFKRKTVPRLLAYRHSSSLRRPVAV; via the exons ATGGGGATCTCGCACCTCCAgcccgtcctcctcctcctcatgctCCGGGCTCTCGCGTCGCTTCCCACGCAGGCCGCCGCGAGAGGCGGCCACGATCCGTCAG ATGATGGAGCCCACGGGCCATTTTCACGTAAACTTCTTGAAGATAAGCCTCAGATCAC AGAAGAAATGGTCCGTGGATATATGAGCAACACTGAGCTTGAGACTGCTGTACATGCCTTTGGAAGTCGTTGTTCCAATATCTCCAGGGTGTACAG CATTGGAAAGAGTGTGAATCATTTTCCATTG TGGGTGATTGAAATATCAGACAAGCCCAGGCAAAGGGAATCTGAACCAGCATTCAAG TTCATTGGAAATGTTCATGGTGATGAGCCTGTTGGAAGAGAGGTTCTTATGCATCTTGCAAATTGGCTGTGTGATAACTATCTGAAAGATTCACTG GCAACTCTCATTGTTGAGAACATGCACCTTCATATACTTCCGACGATGAACCCTGATGGGTTTGCTCTTAGATGGCGTGGTAATGCAAACAATATTGATCTCAACAGGGATTTTCCTGACCAA TTCTTCCCCGTTAACAACGATATTGACTACAGACAGCCTGAAACTAGAGCCATTATGAATTGGGTAAAGCAAGAACACTTCAcggcttctgctagcttgcatggg GGGGCTCTTGTTGCCAACTATCCATGGGATGGAACTAGAGACACAAG CAAACACTACTACGGATGTCCTGACGATAAGACATTCCAGCACATGGCATCTGTGTATAGTCGGTCTCACTATAACATGTCTTTGAGCAAAGAATTTGAAGGAGGGATAACAAATGGAGCATTCTG GTACCCAATATATGGTGGTATGCAGGACTGGAACTATATACATGGAGGCTGCTTTGAGTTAACTCTGGAGATTAGTGACACAAAGTGGCCAAAAGCAGATGAG CTTCCTATCATCTGGGAACACAATAGGATGAGTATGCTCAATCTTCTAGCAAGCCTAATAAAG TCAGGGGTTCATGGAAGGATATTTGCAGCAGATACGGGCAGGCCTGTACCCGGCTCAGTGATGATAAAGGGCATTGATTCCAAG GTAAGCGCGAGCAGCACTTTTGGAGATTACCATCGAATTGTTGCGCCTGGTGAGACATATGAAG TGGTGGCATCGATGCGAGGCTTCCGGCAAAAATCTACACGCATCAGGCTGGAGCAGGAAGCCGTCAGCCTGGATTTCATCCTGGACCCGGATGGAGCCGATGGGCAGACGAAGCTGCTGCCCCGTAGTAACGACCGGGGCTGCCGCTGCGACAACGACAACGCCGCCAAGCCGTTCCATGTCCACGAAGCTCACCTCTGGTTGTACCTCCTTATCGTGTCCGTTCTCCTGGCCCTCTACGTAGTCTTCAAGAGGAAAACGGTGCCGAGGCTGCTGGCGTATAGACACTCATCGTCACTCAGACGGCCTGTTGCTGTATAA
- the LOC100303788 gene encoding carboxypeptidase SOL1 isoform X1, which translates to MGLLLDGVVMQTILISTGIFLTKQPETRAIMNWVKQEHFTASASLHGGALVANYPWDGTRDTSKHYYGCPDDKTFQHMASVYSRSHYNMSLSKEFEGGITNGAFWYPIYGGMQDWNYIHGGCFELTLEISDTKWPKADELPIIWEHNRMSMLNLLASLIKSGVHGRIFAADTGRPVPGSVMIKGIDSKVSASSTFGDYHRIVAPGETYEVVASMRGFRQKSTRIRLEQEAVSLDFILDPDGADGQTKLLPRSNDRGCRCDNDNAAKPFHVHEAHLWLYLLIVSVLLALYVVFKRKTVPRLLAYRHSSSLRRPVAV; encoded by the exons ATGGGTTTGCTCTTAGATGGCGTGGTAATGCAAACAATATTGATCTCAACAGGGATTTTCCTGACCAA ACAGCCTGAAACTAGAGCCATTATGAATTGGGTAAAGCAAGAACACTTCAcggcttctgctagcttgcatggg GGGGCTCTTGTTGCCAACTATCCATGGGATGGAACTAGAGACACAAG CAAACACTACTACGGATGTCCTGACGATAAGACATTCCAGCACATGGCATCTGTGTATAGTCGGTCTCACTATAACATGTCTTTGAGCAAAGAATTTGAAGGAGGGATAACAAATGGAGCATTCTG GTACCCAATATATGGTGGTATGCAGGACTGGAACTATATACATGGAGGCTGCTTTGAGTTAACTCTGGAGATTAGTGACACAAAGTGGCCAAAAGCAGATGAG CTTCCTATCATCTGGGAACACAATAGGATGAGTATGCTCAATCTTCTAGCAAGCCTAATAAAG TCAGGGGTTCATGGAAGGATATTTGCAGCAGATACGGGCAGGCCTGTACCCGGCTCAGTGATGATAAAGGGCATTGATTCCAAG GTAAGCGCGAGCAGCACTTTTGGAGATTACCATCGAATTGTTGCGCCTGGTGAGACATATGAAG TGGTGGCATCGATGCGAGGCTTCCGGCAAAAATCTACACGCATCAGGCTGGAGCAGGAAGCCGTCAGCCTGGATTTCATCCTGGACCCGGATGGAGCCGATGGGCAGACGAAGCTGCTGCCCCGTAGTAACGACCGGGGCTGCCGCTGCGACAACGACAACGCCGCCAAGCCGTTCCATGTCCACGAAGCTCACCTCTGGTTGTACCTCCTTATCGTGTCCGTTCTCCTGGCCCTCTACGTAGTCTTCAAGAGGAAAACGGTGCCGAGGCTGCTGGCGTATAGACACTCATCGTCACTCAGACGGCCTGTTGCTGTATAA